Proteins encoded within one genomic window of Haloferax volcanii DS2:
- a CDS encoding DoxX family protein, which produces MDFDYSRGVTGYVLVLTRLITGYWFLHAGVTKIVGEPFSAAGYLANAPAASPLQGFFAWAAATPWLLDLTNVMVPWGEFLIGLGLIVGALVRLAAFFGGVLMVFFYLGNAEWGHGVVNGDLFGLMMFVIVGTLAAGRILGLDAIIEKMEFVRQRPALKYLLG; this is translated from the coding sequence TACGTGCTCGTGTTGACCCGCCTCATCACCGGCTACTGGTTCCTCCACGCCGGTGTGACGAAAATCGTCGGCGAGCCGTTCAGCGCCGCGGGCTACCTCGCGAACGCCCCCGCAGCCTCGCCGCTCCAGGGCTTCTTCGCGTGGGCCGCCGCGACCCCGTGGCTCCTCGACCTCACGAACGTCATGGTTCCGTGGGGCGAGTTCCTCATCGGTCTCGGGCTCATCGTGGGTGCACTCGTCCGGCTCGCCGCCTTCTTCGGCGGCGTCCTGATGGTGTTTTTCTACCTGGGGAACGCCGAGTGGGGCCACGGCGTGGTCAACGGCGACCTGTTCGGGCTGATGATGTTCGTCATCGTCGGCACGCTCGCGGCGGGCCGCATCCTCGGCCTCGACGCCATCATCGAGAAGATGGAGTTCGTCCGCCAGCGCCCCGCGCTCAAGTACCTCCTCGGCTGA